The Symbiobacterium terraclitae region GGTCGTCCTCGCTGACCGCGGTCTCGCTCCGGTCGATCTCGATCACGCCGCGCTTCTGGAACATCCAGCTCACGCAGCCCGTCTCGCCCAGCGACCCGCCGTTCTTGGAGAAGATGTGGCGGACGTCGGCGGCGGTGCGGTTGCGGTTGTCGGTGACGATGTTCATCATGATGGCCACGCCGCCCGGGCCGTAGCCCTCGTACACCATCTCCTCGTACCGCTCGGCGCCGGCCAGGCCGGCGCCCCGGGCGATGGCGCGCTGGATGTTCTCGTTGGGCATGTTGGCCTTGCGGGCCGCCGCGATCGCCGTCTTCAGCAGGAAGTTGCTCTCCGGATCAGGACCGCCCTCGCGGGCAGCCTTCATGATGTCCTTGGTAATACGGGAGAAGGTTGCCCCTCGCTCCTGGTCCAGCTTCCCCTTCGAACGCTTGATGTTTTCCCACTTACGACCCAAGGGAGAAACCCCCTCCGTCAGAGTCTACCTGCAGCATTGTAGCACTGCAGGCATACCCGCGACAAGCGACCACCTCGGATTATCCCTGTTAACGGCTCGGCTGGAACTAGCTGGGGAGACCTGGCGAGGGCCCGCGTGCTGGGACGAAGTTATGGTGGCCGGCGCATCCCCGCAGACGGCTGGAGCTGGCATTTCGGGCGGCGCATCCACGGGACGCGGACGGCAGTGCGCTACTGATAACACCTTTTCTGGAATTCGGTGGTGGAAAGCGTGACGTGCGGGGCTCCTGGGTCTATAATGGACAGTGAAGGAGGTGGTGTCTATTGGCGCGGTCGGACATGATTGAGGTCGATGGCGTGATCCTGGAGCCGCGCTCCAACGGCTTCTTCACCGTGAAGCTGGAGCTGGAGAACGAGCCGGAGGTGATCGCCCACCTGGGCGGCAAGCTGCGCCGCAACTACATCCGGGTGGTGCCCGGCGACCGGGTGACCGTGGAGCTGAGCCCGTACGACCTCTCGCGCGGGCGCATCGTCTACCGGTACCGCCACTGAAACCAGTGCAGAACCGACGGAGCGAATCCGCATGCGCGGGATGGTCCCCTTCGGACCGCCGGTTCTGAACTGGTTTGCGCCAGGGGGAGCCCTTCCGGGCTCCCCCTGGGCGCGCGAAGGACGGGACGCCTGTGTACCGGGGGGAGGCCCCCCCGACCTAGAAGTTGACGCTGTCGATCTGATCGATGCGGGTGGCACGGGCCACGCCGTTGGCATTGACCGTGTAGACGATGCCGTTCTCGAATGCGACGACCTTCTGGTTCTCGATCACGACGCCGTCCACGATCAGGCTCGTGTTGAACCCGCCGCCGCGCAGATCCTCGAGCAGCTGGCGGATCGTGGAACTCTGAGGCATGTCCCGTCTCCTCCTCAGTAATCGGTTGAGCGAGCTACGGCATAGCTCTCCCATGGTTAGCCTATGCGTCCCGGCCTCCCGTGTCCCGCGCGAGGCCGGTCGAAGTGGGGGGCGGTGCCCGTGAGGACCGCGCGCTTCTCCTTCTCCGGACTCCCTGTCACCAGGCGGCAGGACCCCGATCGGGCCACCGCGGGCCGGCCCCCGCGGAGGCGCCGGCCGGACCCGCTGGCCGGCGTGCTGGCCGCCCTCCGGGGCCACCAGGTGACCCTTCTGGTGGGCGGGCGGCTGCTGGCCGGGAAGCTGATCTCAGCCGACCCCGTGATCCTGGTGGACGGCGCCGGCAACGCCACCGCGGTCCGCCGCTCCGCCATCTCGGCCGTGCGCTTCTGAGGCTGTCCGTGCACCATGGCGTATTTGAACCATGGCGCACACGCCCTATAATGAGAGGGAGATTTCCGCCTGGAGGTAACGGCACATGAATCCCTCGCTTCGCTTCGATGTCTCCCGGGCTGCAGCGTTCGTGGCACCCCATGAGATCGAGTACCAGGCGGCGGCCGTCCGCGCCGCCCACGACCTGCTCCACGGGCGACGGGGGCCCGGGGCCGAGTTCACCGGCTGGCTGGACCTGCCCGAGCGCTACGACCGGGAGGAGTTCCGGCGCATCCAGGAGGCCGCCGCCCGCATCCGGAGCGACTCCGATGCGCTGGTGGTCATCGGGATCGGCGGCTCCTACCTGGGCGCCAGGGCCACGGTCGAGGCGCTGGGCCACGCCTTCCACAACCTGCTGCCCAAGGACCGGCGGCCCGGCCCGCAGATCTTCTTCGCCGGCAAGGACCTGAGCCCCGTCTACCTCACCCACCTGTTCGAGGTGCTGGAGGGGAAGGAGGTCTCGGTCAACGTCGTCTCCAAGTCGGGCACGACCACGGAGCCGGCCATCGCCTTCCGGATCTTCCGCGAGTACCTGGAGCGCCGCTACGGCAAGGAGGGCGCCCGCAGGCGCATCTACGCCACCACCGACCGCCGGCGGGGCATCCTGAAGCAGGTGGCCGACGCCGAGGGCTACGAGTCCTTCGTCATCCCCGACG contains the following coding sequences:
- a CDS encoding YebC/PmpR family DNA-binding transcriptional regulator — encoded protein: MGRKWENIKRSKGKLDQERGATFSRITKDIMKAAREGGPDPESNFLLKTAIAAARKANMPNENIQRAIARGAGLAGAERYEEMVYEGYGPGGVAIMMNIVTDNRNRTAADVRHIFSKNGGSLGETGCVSWMFQKRGVIEIDRSETAVSEDDLMMIALDAGAEDLVTTEDGFEIHTAPEALNQVLQALEAAGIPVEKGEVVMQPTTTVSVSGEDAEKLVKLLDLLEDHDDVQNVYTNADINEA
- the infA gene encoding translation initiation factor IF-1, whose translation is MARSDMIEVDGVILEPRSNGFFTVKLELENEPEVIAHLGGKLRRNYIRVVPGDRVTVELSPYDLSRGRIVYRYRH